Proteins encoded by one window of Erythrobacter sp.:
- the nusB gene encoding transcription antitermination factor NusB — MNKPAKGSQRSRQRSAARLAAVQAIYQWHMEKTALSRLLNEFHQHRLGAEIEDDQYAEAEVDFFDDVVAGVIARAEEIDAKLSEKLADGWTLARLDKTMLQILRCGTYELLARADVPVGTAISEYVDVAHAFFDEREAKFVNGVLDAVAKDVRR; from the coding sequence ATGAACAAGCCCGCCAAAGGCTCACAACGCTCCCGCCAACGCTCCGCCGCGCGGCTCGCCGCCGTGCAGGCGATCTACCAGTGGCACATGGAAAAGACCGCGCTGAGCCGGCTGCTCAACGAATTCCACCAGCACCGGTTGGGCGCGGAGATCGAGGACGACCAATATGCCGAGGCCGAAGTCGATTTCTTCGACGACGTTGTGGCCGGCGTGATCGCCCGCGCGGAGGAGATCGATGCGAAGCTGAGCGAGAAGCTGGCCGACGGCTGGACCCTCGCCCGGCTCGACAAGACCATGCTGCAGATCCTGCGCTGCGGCACCTACGAACTGCTCGCCCGCGCCGATGTGCCGGTTGGCACCGCGATCAGCGAATATGTCGATGTTGCGCACGCCTTCTTCGATGAGCGCGAGGCGAAGTTCGTCAACGGCGTGCTGGATGCGGTGGCGAAGGATGTGCGCCGCTGA
- a CDS encoding DUF2332 domain-containing protein, translated as MEIASVAEAIAWQADHAERAGAPCNARLIRGLLTLLDGETVTGRRMAAWQGLTLEDAMPLRVAGGFHWLFLTGEAPRLGDLYQGRIADQGQADALVSDTAHTFDHVLLAWLDSPPQTNEAGRSASVMAALLWLFGRLGPCFELNEIGASAGINTMMGRFGFDLGGVRTGLSESPVQIVPEWRGPPPPDHPVEIVGAKGCDVAPVDLTDPTQALRLKAYIWPDATERMARMDAVIAMAEQEPPDLAKQDAAHFVAERLAAERQAGVTRVLFHTVMWQYLPIATREAITQAMEAAGALATVEKPLAWIAVETNRATFRHECVVRYWPGGAEEVLLGEAHPHGAWVEWGDDNYDRSA; from the coding sequence ATGGAGATCGCCAGCGTCGCAGAAGCGATTGCGTGGCAGGCTGATCACGCCGAGCGCGCGGGCGCACCCTGCAATGCGCGACTGATCCGGGGATTGTTGACGCTGCTGGATGGCGAGACCGTCACGGGACGGCGGATGGCGGCCTGGCAGGGTTTGACGCTGGAAGACGCGATGCCGCTGCGCGTGGCGGGCGGGTTTCACTGGCTGTTCCTGACCGGCGAAGCGCCACGGCTGGGCGACCTATACCAGGGCCGGATAGCGGACCAGGGGCAGGCCGATGCACTGGTGTCCGACACTGCGCACACATTCGATCACGTACTGCTGGCGTGGCTCGACAGCCCGCCGCAGACCAACGAGGCGGGGCGCTCTGCCAGCGTGATGGCGGCACTGTTGTGGCTGTTCGGGCGGCTGGGGCCGTGCTTCGAACTCAACGAGATTGGCGCAAGCGCGGGGATCAACACCATGATGGGGCGCTTTGGCTTCGATCTGGGCGGGGTGAGGACGGGGCTATCAGAGTCTCCGGTGCAAATCGTGCCTGAATGGCGCGGGCCGCCGCCACCTGACCATCCGGTCGAGATTGTTGGCGCAAAAGGCTGTGACGTAGCTCCGGTCGATCTGACTGACCCTACACAGGCACTGCGACTGAAGGCCTACATCTGGCCCGATGCGACCGAGCGGATGGCGCGGATGGATGCGGTGATCGCGATGGCGGAACAGGAGCCGCCCGATCTGGCAAAGCAGGATGCCGCGCACTTCGTCGCCGAACGGCTGGCGGCAGAGCGGCAGGCAGGCGTCACCCGCGTGCTGTTCCACACGGTGATGTGGCAGTACCTCCCCATTGCGACGCGCGAAGCGATCACGCAGGCGATGGAAGCGGCGGGGGCATTGGCGACGGTGGAAAAGCCGCTGGCGTGGATTGCGGTGGAGACCAACCGGGCGACTTTCCGCCACGAATGCGTTGTGCGCTATTGGCCGGGCGGGGCGGAGGAAGTGCTGCTCGGCGAGGCGCACCCGCATGGGGCTTGGGTGGAGTGGGGAGACGATAACTACGACCGCTCAGCCTGA
- the thiL gene encoding thiamine-phosphate kinase, which produces MNEAEFIAALRHLPLHKGARGLADDAAVLPLGNEVFVFTHDMMVEGRHFLSGQDMADVAWKLVSTNLSDLAAKGAEPVGVLLGHMLGHGDADFLSGLEEVLTHYGVPLLGGDTVSGGPPRAFGLTAIGRAVHTPVPSRSGAQIGDDLFVTGTLGAAMLGFEALRDGTTTADITPYTRPMARLAEGCDLAPLATAMMDVSDGLLLDAFRMAEASEVSIAIDSSAVPVADPARRHECLTWGDDYELLFTLPAKTFPPVPATRIGTVEPRGFAPLFVDGEPATNAEGLGYLHNQGGK; this is translated from the coding sequence ATGAACGAAGCCGAATTTATCGCCGCTCTGCGCCACCTCCCGCTCCATAAGGGTGCGCGGGGCCTGGCAGACGATGCTGCCGTCTTGCCGCTGGGCAACGAAGTGTTCGTCTTCACCCATGATATGATGGTTGAAGGCCGCCATTTCCTCTCCGGGCAGGACATGGCCGATGTCGCGTGGAAGCTCGTTTCCACCAATCTTTCCGATCTGGCCGCCAAGGGCGCGGAGCCGGTCGGCGTGCTGCTCGGCCATATGCTCGGCCACGGCGATGCCGATTTCCTTTCCGGGCTGGAGGAAGTTCTCACCCATTACGGCGTGCCGCTGCTTGGCGGCGATACTGTTTCCGGCGGGCCTCCTCGGGCTTTCGGGCTTACCGCCATCGGTCGCGCCGTCCACACCCCCGTCCCTTCCCGCAGCGGGGCGCAGATCGGGGACGATCTGTTCGTCACCGGGACGCTCGGCGCAGCGATGCTCGGGTTCGAGGCCTTGCGCGATGGCACCACCACTGCCGACATCACACCCTACACCCGCCCGATGGCGCGGCTCGCCGAAGGCTGCGATCTTGCCCCGCTCGCCACAGCGATGATGGACGTTTCCGACGGATTGCTGCTCGACGCCTTCCGCATGGCCGAGGCAAGCGAGGTCTCGATAGCGATCGACAGCAGCGCCGTTCCTGTCGCCGATCCCGCCCGGCGCCACGAGTGCCTGACCTGGGGCGATGATTACGAGTTGCTGTTCACCCTCCCCGCCAAGACCTTCCCCCCGGTCCCCGCCACCCGCATCGGCACAGTCGAACCGCGCGGCTTTGCGCCGCTGTTCGTCGATGGCGAGCCGGCGACCAATGCCGAAGGCCTCGGCTATCTTCACAATCAGGGCGGCAAGTAA
- a CDS encoding FKBP-type peptidyl-prolyl cis-trans isomerase, with product MKTIILPIVALFLATPALAQEAPAPAPGAPGSIEWHNAQQSALHSLSAADGWHRLADGIMFRRTSGSGTGPAPTVQDEITIHYTGSFTDGSVFDSSVARGEPATFPLSGLIRGWQVAIPYMGVGDTAEIVIPAGSAYGLQGRGPIPGGATLLFTIELLGIPSRGV from the coding sequence ATGAAAACCATCATCCTCCCCATCGTCGCCCTGTTTCTCGCCACCCCCGCCTTGGCGCAGGAGGCTCCTGCCCCCGCGCCCGGCGCTCCCGGCTCCATCGAGTGGCACAACGCCCAGCAGAGCGCGCTGCATTCGCTGAGCGCCGCCGACGGCTGGCACCGGCTGGCGGACGGGATCATGTTTCGCCGCACCTCAGGCAGCGGCACCGGCCCTGCCCCCACCGTGCAGGACGAAATCACGATCCACTATACCGGCAGTTTCACCGATGGTTCGGTGTTCGACAGCTCGGTAGCGCGCGGCGAACCGGCGACTTTCCCGCTCTCCGGCCTGATTCGCGGCTGGCAGGTCGCCATCCCCTACATGGGCGTGGGCGATACTGCGGAGATCGTGATCCCGGCAGGGAGTGCCTACGGATTGCAGGGGCGCGGGCCGATCCCCGGCGGGGCGACCTTGCTGTTCACCATCGAACTTCTCGGCATTCCCAGCCGGGGCGTGTGA
- a CDS encoding alpha/beta hydrolase, which produces MSELARVKLSSGIELDVRDSGPRDAPALLFLHGFPENHRTWRHQIAHFADRFRCIAPDQRGYGNSSRPEGVEHYEPMALAQDIALLAQALGLPGYTIIGHDWGGAIAWLVAAFGQATGQVTRAVIANAPHPAVFAQLLLEDREQRAASQYMRAFRDPANDALVREHGLAALLMQAIKWNRRAANDPAEVALLLEQWSDPDRAFAMLNWYRASELHVPSLEEPVGLPAGFAPPPFPKIEIPTLVIWGMEDEALLPANVERLPDWVSDLTVERIADAGHFVPWEAPEAVNAAMERFLQKTAP; this is translated from the coding sequence GTGAGCGAGCTGGCGCGGGTAAAGCTCTCCAGCGGCATCGAACTCGATGTCCGGGATTCTGGCCCGCGCGATGCGCCCGCTTTGCTTTTCCTCCACGGCTTCCCCGAAAATCACCGCACCTGGCGGCACCAGATCGCGCATTTCGCCGATCGCTTTCGCTGCATTGCGCCCGATCAGCGCGGCTACGGCAATTCGTCGCGGCCTGAAGGTGTCGAGCATTACGAACCGATGGCGCTGGCGCAGGATATTGCCCTGCTGGCGCAGGCTCTTGGCCTCCCCGGCTATACGATCATCGGCCATGACTGGGGCGGCGCGATTGCCTGGCTGGTGGCAGCGTTCGGGCAAGCGACCGGGCAGGTGACCCGCGCCGTGATCGCCAATGCGCCGCACCCGGCGGTATTCGCGCAATTGCTGCTGGAGGACCGCGAGCAGCGCGCGGCCAGCCAGTACATGCGTGCGTTCCGCGATCCTGCCAATGATGCGCTCGTGCGCGAGCACGGGCTGGCGGCGCTGCTGATGCAGGCGATCAAGTGGAACCGGCGCGCGGCCAACGATCCGGCGGAAGTGGCGCTGCTGCTGGAGCAATGGAGCGATCCCGATCGCGCCTTCGCCATGCTCAACTGGTACCGCGCCAGCGAGCTGCATGTCCCGTCGTTGGAGGAGCCTGTCGGCTTGCCCGCCGGGTTTGCTCCCCCGCCGTTCCCCAAGATCGAAATTCCCACGCTGGTGATCTGGGGCATGGAGGACGAAGCTCTGCTGCCCGCCAATGTCGAGCGCCTGCCCGACTGGGTGAGCGACCTGACCGTGGAGCGGATTGCCGATGCCGGGCATTTCGTGCCGTGGGAAGCGCCCGAAGCGGTCAACGCGGCGATGGAGCGGTTTTTGCAGAAAACGGCCCCCTAG
- the hisD gene encoding histidinol dehydrogenase: protein MRRLHISDADFEAQFARIVNDRRESDAGVARDVSEILARVRSGGDEELRNLTLRFDKYTLTEDSATWRIGADECAAAYEALATEAKTALDLAAERIRAYHEGQLPQDRDYVDAAGVRLGAKWLPVDAAGLYVPGGRAAYPSSLLMNAIPARVAGVERLVVCTPTPKGEVNPLVLAAAHVCGIEELWRIGGAQAIAALAYGTEHIQPVDVVTGPGNAWVAEAKRQLYGVVGIDMVAGPSEILVISDNKSDPDWVAADLLSQAEHDPAAQSILITDDAAFADVVEDAVDVTLAQLATRTVASESWDKHGVVILVDNLAAQAPPLANRLAAEHVELMVDDPDAMFAQIRHAGSVFLGRHTPEAVGDYVAGPNHVLPTGRRARFASGLSVLDFMKRTSFLQADAASLAAIGPAAVALAEIEGLPAHATSVKVRLK, encoded by the coding sequence ATGCGACGCCTGCATATTAGCGACGCCGATTTCGAGGCGCAGTTCGCGCGGATCGTCAACGACCGGCGCGAGAGCGATGCCGGGGTGGCGCGCGATGTCAGTGAGATCCTTGCCCGCGTGCGCAGCGGCGGGGACGAGGAATTGCGCAATCTCACCCTGCGGTTCGACAAATATACGCTGACCGAGGATTCCGCCACCTGGCGGATCGGCGCGGACGAATGCGCGGCGGCATACGAGGCGCTGGCTACCGAAGCGAAGACCGCGCTCGATCTCGCGGCGGAGCGTATCCGTGCTTATCACGAAGGCCAATTGCCGCAGGATCGCGACTATGTTGACGCGGCGGGCGTGCGGCTCGGCGCGAAGTGGCTGCCGGTGGACGCGGCGGGGCTCTATGTTCCCGGCGGGCGCGCGGCCTATCCAAGCAGCCTGCTGATGAACGCGATCCCGGCGCGGGTGGCGGGGGTGGAACGGCTCGTGGTTTGCACCCCCACGCCCAAGGGCGAAGTCAACCCGCTGGTGCTTGCCGCCGCGCACGTCTGCGGCATCGAGGAACTGTGGCGGATCGGCGGCGCGCAGGCGATTGCGGCGCTCGCCTATGGCACCGAACACATCCAGCCGGTCGACGTGGTGACCGGCCCCGGCAACGCCTGGGTGGCGGAAGCCAAGCGCCAGCTTTACGGCGTGGTCGGCATCGACATGGTCGCGGGGCCGAGCGAAATCCTCGTCATTTCCGACAACAAGAGCGATCCCGACTGGGTCGCCGCCGACCTGCTGAGCCAGGCCGAACACGATCCCGCAGCCCAGTCGATCCTGATTACCGACGATGCCGCGTTTGCCGATGTGGTCGAAGACGCGGTCGATGTCACGCTGGCGCAGCTCGCTACCCGCACGGTGGCGAGCGAGAGCTGGGACAAGCACGGCGTGGTGATCCTGGTGGACAATCTCGCCGCGCAGGCCCCGCCGCTCGCCAATCGCCTTGCCGCCGAACACGTCGAACTGATGGTGGACGATCCCGATGCTATGTTCGCGCAGATCCGCCATGCAGGCAGCGTGTTCCTCGGTCGCCATACGCCAGAAGCCGTGGGTGACTATGTCGCCGGGCCAAACCACGTGCTTCCCACCGGCCGCCGCGCGCGCTTTGCCAGCGGGCTGTCGGTGCTCGATTTCATGAAGCGGACCAGCTTCCTCCAGGCCGATGCTGCCTCGCTCGCCGCGATCGGCCCGGCGGCGGTGGCGCTGGCCGAGATCGAAGGCCTGCCCGCCCATGCCACCTCTGTGAAAGTCCGTCTGAAATGA
- a CDS encoding ATP phosphoribosyltransferase yields MTQGSAPHPPAPLIFAVPKGRILDEAVPVMERAGVVPESAFHDKADRSLSFADTSGTMRIFRVRAFDVATFVAFGAAQAGIVGSDVIEEFDYSELYAPVDLGIGACRLSVAEPLQPAGYAFGNASHLRVATKYPNITGRHFERQGIQAECIKLNGAMELAPSSGLAGRIVDLVSTGQTLKSNGLVERDVIMQVTSRLIVNRAALKTDPRVAALVEGFRAAVSEAKAA; encoded by the coding sequence ATGACCCAAGGTTCCGCCCCCCACCCCCCAGCGCCGCTGATTTTCGCCGTGCCCAAGGGCCGCATTCTCGACGAAGCGGTTCCGGTGATGGAGCGTGCGGGCGTGGTGCCGGAAAGCGCCTTTCACGACAAGGCCGACCGCTCGCTCAGCTTCGCCGACACCAGCGGCACGATGCGCATCTTCCGCGTACGCGCTTTCGATGTCGCCACCTTCGTCGCTTTCGGCGCGGCGCAGGCGGGGATCGTGGGATCGGACGTGATCGAGGAATTCGACTATTCCGAACTCTACGCCCCCGTCGATCTGGGCATTGGCGCCTGCCGCCTGTCGGTGGCCGAGCCGCTGCAGCCCGCGGGCTACGCCTTTGGTAATGCCAGCCATCTGCGCGTCGCCACCAAGTATCCCAACATCACCGGCCGCCATTTCGAACGCCAGGGCATCCAGGCGGAATGCATCAAGCTGAACGGGGCGATGGAGCTTGCCCCCTCGAGCGGGCTGGCCGGGCGGATCGTGGATCTGGTCTCCACCGGGCAGACGCTCAAGTCGAACGGACTGGTCGAGCGCGACGTGATCATGCAGGTGACCAGCCGCCTGATCGTCAACCGCGCGGCGCTGAAGACCGATCCGCGCGTGGCCGCGCTGGTCGAAGGCTTCCGCGCTGCTGTTTCTGAAGCGAAGGCCGCCTGA
- a CDS encoding pirin family protein has protein sequence MSILKTVTPVSHDLGAFTVRRAVPSVDCRMVGPFVFVDQFGPAQLDLSTGMDVRPHPHINLATVTWLFEGAIDHRDSLGTFSTIRPGTVNLMTAGRGIVHSERSPQDERVRGPKLYGMQTWLALPDGKEEIDPAFEAVSDLPWVEAGGARACVIMGELWGARARTTCHAETIYAEILLEAGGSIPIDPQADERAVMLVGGEASLDGEALNLYDLVVLKPGEAMTLASRSGARAMLLGGEAFATKRHVWWNFVSSDRERIEQAKADWREGRFAKVPGDEAEFIPLPEGAPKTVSYP, from the coding sequence TGTGGATTGCCGAATGGTCGGGCCGTTCGTGTTTGTCGACCAGTTCGGCCCGGCGCAACTCGACTTGAGCACGGGCATGGATGTGCGGCCGCATCCGCATATCAATCTGGCCACGGTGACGTGGCTCTTCGAGGGCGCGATCGATCATCGTGACAGCCTCGGCACTTTCTCCACCATACGCCCCGGCACGGTGAACCTGATGACGGCGGGGCGCGGCATCGTCCATTCGGAACGCAGCCCGCAGGATGAACGTGTGCGCGGGCCGAAGCTCTACGGAATGCAGACCTGGCTCGCCCTGCCCGACGGCAAGGAGGAAATCGATCCGGCCTTCGAAGCGGTGAGCGACCTGCCGTGGGTCGAGGCGGGCGGCGCGCGGGCCTGCGTCATCATGGGCGAGCTGTGGGGCGCGCGGGCGCGAACGACCTGCCATGCCGAAACGATCTACGCCGAGATCCTGCTGGAGGCTGGCGGGTCGATTCCCATCGACCCGCAAGCGGACGAACGCGCGGTGATGCTGGTCGGCGGCGAGGCGAGCCTCGATGGCGAAGCGCTGAATTTGTACGATCTGGTCGTGCTCAAGCCGGGTGAGGCGATGACGCTTGCCAGCCGCAGCGGCGCGCGGGCGATGCTGCTCGGCGGAGAGGCTTTCGCCACCAAGCGCCACGTCTGGTGGAATTTCGTCAGCTCGGATCGGGAGCGGATCGAACAGGCCAAGGCCGACTGGCGTGAGGGGCGGTTTGCGAAGGTTCCCGGCGATGAGGCGGAGTTTATCCCTCTGCCCGAGGGTGCGCCCAAGACTGTGAGCTATCCGTAG